A portion of the Elusimicrobiota bacterium genome contains these proteins:
- a CDS encoding low molecular weight protein arginine phosphatase — MNARPRRIVFVCTGNICRSAMAEHLLRHWARTRGLTLETSSCGIAAESWYEVPGAARRLLAAEGVPPFEHRPRLAARETLRDADLILAMTQAHLDHIVDRFPEFSSRTRLFREQAGFGEQDVEDPMGRPDAAFAACLSVLKESLEALLRADFRDPI; from the coding sequence ATGAACGCGCGGCCCCGGCGGATCGTCTTCGTCTGCACCGGCAACATCTGCCGCAGCGCCATGGCCGAGCACCTGCTGCGTCACTGGGCGCGGACCCGGGGCCTCACGCTCGAGACATCCTCCTGCGGGATCGCGGCCGAGTCCTGGTACGAGGTCCCGGGGGCGGCGCGGCGATTGCTCGCCGCCGAGGGCGTCCCCCCCTTCGAGCATAGGCCGCGCCTGGCCGCGCGCGAGACCCTGCGCGACGCCGATCTCATTCTCGCGATGACGCAGGCGCACCTCGATCACATCGTGGATCGATTCCCGGAATTCTCGAGCCGGACGCGCCTCTTCCGCGAGCAGGCGGGCTTCGGCGAGCAGGACGTCGAGGACCCGATGGGGCGGCCGGACGCGGCGTTCGCGGCCTGCCTCTCCGTCCTCAAGGAGTCGCTCGAGGCTCTCCTGCGCGCGGACTTCCGCGATCCGATCTAG
- a CDS encoding glycosyltransferase family 2 protein: MAVLEAASRSVETGSPLRERRRYERRPRFEDAALIVRRRGALAIAGLLALLMCVLRAGQLEQFWYAPWLRFYSLLTCSYIVSRIVISSFYREPEDRGHRPSVSIIIPVMNEADAIASTVSACLTSRYPADRLEVIVVDDASTDATWETLRRLREAHPRLKLIRFPENRGKRQALGAGIAAADGDVFVFVDSDSIPDPEGVYRLVQPLKDPSVGAVSGHVEVDVDPGSVISMMESVRYHLGHCYIKGAESVFGAVTCCPGPFSAYRREALLDVLDGWLKQTFLGVPATFGDDRSLTLRVLRDYRVVFHAGARCRTKVPDRWMQFFRQQLRWKKSWMREFPAGFRLMWREHPAAAAGFFAGAVITFFSPLVLAYALFYLPLFAGVLPGAYLLAFLMTYVCLSLVCFHQTGAPYWYYGPVSGAVYLCVLVWQNYYALLTINKTAWGTR, from the coding sequence ATGGCCGTACTCGAAGCCGCGAGCCGTTCCGTCGAAACCGGATCCCCCCTCCGCGAGCGGCGCCGCTACGAGCGGCGCCCCCGCTTCGAAGACGCGGCTCTCATCGTGCGGCGCCGGGGCGCCCTCGCGATCGCGGGACTCCTCGCGCTGCTCATGTGCGTGCTCCGGGCCGGCCAGCTGGAGCAGTTCTGGTACGCGCCCTGGCTGCGCTTCTACAGCCTGCTGACCTGCTCCTACATCGTCAGCCGGATCGTCATCTCGTCCTTCTATCGCGAGCCGGAGGACCGCGGCCACCGCCCTTCGGTCTCCATCATCATCCCCGTCATGAACGAGGCGGACGCGATCGCGTCCACCGTCTCCGCCTGCCTGACCTCCCGCTATCCCGCGGACCGGCTCGAGGTCATCGTGGTCGACGACGCGTCGACCGACGCCACCTGGGAGACCTTGCGGCGCCTGCGCGAGGCTCACCCGCGCCTGAAGCTGATCCGCTTTCCCGAGAACCGCGGCAAGCGCCAGGCCTTGGGCGCCGGAATCGCCGCCGCCGACGGGGACGTCTTCGTGTTCGTGGACTCCGACAGCATCCCCGACCCCGAGGGCGTCTACCGGCTCGTCCAGCCCCTGAAGGATCCCTCGGTGGGCGCGGTCTCGGGGCACGTCGAGGTCGACGTGGACCCGGGGAGCGTGATCTCGATGATGGAATCGGTCCGCTACCACCTCGGGCATTGCTACATCAAGGGCGCCGAGAGCGTCTTCGGCGCCGTAACGTGCTGCCCGGGGCCCTTCTCCGCCTACCGGCGCGAGGCGCTCCTGGACGTCCTCGACGGCTGGCTCAAGCAGACCTTCCTGGGCGTTCCGGCGACCTTCGGCGACGACCGCAGCCTCACGCTCCGCGTATTGAGGGACTATCGCGTGGTGTTCCACGCCGGCGCCCGCTGCCGGACGAAGGTGCCGGACCGGTGGATGCAGTTCTTCCGCCAGCAGCTGCGCTGGAAGAAGTCCTGGATGCGGGAGTTCCCGGCGGGCTTCCGGCTCATGTGGCGGGAGCATCCCGCCGCCGCGGCCGGCTTCTTCGCGGGCGCGGTCATCACCTTCTTCTCGCCGCTCGTCCTGGCCTACGCCCTGTTCTATCTGCCGCTGTTCGCCGGCGTCCTGCCGGGGGCCTACCTCCTCGCCTTCCTCATGACCTACGTGTGCCTGAGCCTGGTGTGCTTCCATCAGACCGGGGCGCCCTACTGGTATTACGGCCCGGTCTCCGGCGCGGTCTACCTGTGCGTCCTCGTCTGGCAGAATTACTACGCGCTGCTGACCATCAACAAGACGGCGTGGGGGACGCGATGA